A genomic segment from [Flavobacterium] thermophilum encodes:
- the triA gene encoding Melamine deaminase, protein MGTLLIKNAQIITMNPANEIIIGDIFIKNDTIHSIGSELNPNHVDKIIDAKNRTVIPGFIQTHIHLCQTLFRGRGDDLELLDWLKKRIWPLEAAHDEDSIYYSAMLGIGELIQSGTTTVVDMETVHHTEFAFQAIAKSGIRALSGKVMMDKGDDVPIGLQEKTSDSIQKSVDLLEKWNMFDNGRIRYAFSPRFVISCTEELLKEIRNLSEEYNVKVHTHAAENRKEVEIVQKETGMRNIEYLDYLGLANERLILAHCIWLNEQEKKIIKEKGVHISHCPGSNLKLASGIADIPDLLSMGVSLSLGADGAPCNNNLNMFNEMRLAALIQKPTYGPTAMNARSVFEMATIGGAKAVGLENEIGSIEVGKKADLVILNLNNFHTYPSYDVDPISRIVYSASRDDVETTIINGQIVMENKVLKTIDKNIVLYEANRSIKRLLKRASFI, encoded by the coding sequence ATGGGAACTTTGTTAATTAAAAATGCACAAATTATTACAATGAATCCAGCTAATGAGATTATAATTGGCGACATTTTCATAAAAAATGACACGATTCACTCAATCGGTTCAGAATTAAATCCAAATCATGTTGATAAAATCATCGATGCGAAAAATCGTACCGTTATACCGGGATTTATACAAACTCACATTCACTTATGCCAAACTCTTTTCCGAGGGAGAGGAGATGATTTAGAGTTACTAGATTGGTTGAAAAAGCGAATATGGCCATTGGAAGCAGCACATGATGAAGATTCAATCTATTATTCTGCAATGCTTGGAATCGGGGAACTTATTCAAAGCGGGACAACGACGGTAGTCGATATGGAAACAGTCCATCATACAGAGTTTGCTTTTCAAGCCATCGCCAAAAGCGGGATAAGAGCTTTGTCAGGAAAAGTGATGATGGATAAAGGCGATGATGTTCCAATTGGATTACAAGAAAAGACGTCTGATTCTATACAAAAAAGCGTCGATTTGTTAGAAAAATGGAATATGTTTGATAATGGGAGAATTCGCTATGCCTTCTCTCCTCGCTTTGTCATTTCATGTACGGAAGAGTTATTGAAAGAGATCAGAAATTTATCAGAAGAGTATAATGTGAAAGTCCATACCCATGCAGCAGAAAATCGAAAAGAAGTTGAAATAGTGCAAAAAGAAACAGGCATGAGAAACATTGAATATCTTGATTATCTGGGGCTGGCAAATGAACGATTGATACTAGCCCACTGCATATGGCTAAATGAGCAGGAAAAGAAAATAATCAAAGAAAAAGGGGTTCATATCAGTCATTGTCCCGGATCAAATTTAAAACTGGCATCAGGAATCGCTGATATTCCAGATTTACTCAGCATGGGCGTTTCTTTAAGCCTAGGTGCCGATGGAGCCCCATGCAATAACAATTTAAATATGTTTAATGAAATGAGACTAGCAGCACTTATCCAGAAACCTACATACGGACCTACAGCTATGAATGCCAGAAGCGTCTTCGAAATGGCCACAATTGGCGGTGCCAAAGCAGTAGGATTGGAGAATGAAATTGGAAGTATTGAAGTTGGCAAAAAAGCAGATTTAGTTATCTTAAATTTGAACAATTTCCATACGTATCCTTCCTATGATGTCGATCCCATTTCTCGAATCGTTTATTCTGCTTCGAGAGATGACGTCGAAACAACCATCATTAACGGACAAATTGTCATGGAAAATAAAGTGTTAAAAACTATCGACAAAAATATTGTTTTATATGAAGCAAACCGTTCTATTAAAAGACTTTTAAAAAGAGCAAGCTTTATTTAG
- the gntT gene encoding Gnt-I system, producing MGIAIVVAAIVVLLLLITAAKMHPFVALILTSVGVGLAMGMPLIAPSPETPGIIDSIKAGLGNTLGFLAIVLALGTMLGKMMAESGGAERIAKTLINRFGQKRVHWAMMAVAFLVGIPVFFQVGFVLLIPLVFTIAMETGISLVTVGIPLVAGLSVVHGLVPPHPAAMAAVGIFKADVGTTILYSIIVGLPTAIIAGPLFGKWIGSRMHKKVPAEIAEQLVQHKEEKDLPGFGNTLFTILLPVILMLIASIANVTLDQASQASKVLRFIGDPVVALLIATIYSFFSLGLATRADSTAIKC from the coding sequence ATGGGAATTGCGATTGTCGTTGCAGCGATTGTTGTATTATTGCTGTTGATTACGGCTGCGAAAATGCATCCATTTGTTGCCTTAATTTTGACGTCCGTTGGTGTCGGGCTTGCGATGGGCATGCCGCTGATCGCGCCGTCGCCGGAAACGCCGGGAATTATTGATTCGATTAAAGCAGGTCTTGGCAATACGCTTGGCTTTTTAGCGATCGTTTTGGCGCTTGGGACGATGCTTGGAAAAATGATGGCAGAGTCCGGAGGCGCCGAACGGATTGCGAAAACATTAATTAACCGTTTTGGCCAAAAACGCGTCCATTGGGCGATGATGGCCGTGGCCTTTTTAGTCGGTATTCCGGTATTTTTCCAAGTAGGATTCGTCCTGCTCATTCCGCTTGTGTTTACGATTGCGATGGAGACCGGAATTTCGCTTGTAACGGTCGGAATTCCGCTCGTTGCCGGATTGTCGGTCGTGCATGGGCTTGTTCCGCCACATCCGGCCGCGATGGCCGCTGTCGGCATTTTTAAAGCCGATGTTGGAACAACGATTCTTTATTCCATTATCGTCGGCTTGCCGACAGCGATTATCGCCGGCCCGTTGTTTGGAAAATGGATCGGGTCGCGCATGCATAAAAAAGTGCCGGCAGAAATCGCCGAGCAGCTTGTGCAGCATAAAGAAGAGAAAGACCTTCCTGGCTTTGGCAACACGTTATTTACGATTCTGCTTCCAGTAATTTTAATGCTTATTGCTTCCATTGCCAATGTCACGCTAGATCAAGCGTCGCAAGCATCGAAAGTCTTGCGCTTTATCGGGGATCCGGTCGTCGCGCTGTTAATCGCAACGATTTATTCGTTCTTTAGCCTTGGCTTGGCTACGCGCGCGGATTCAACCGCGATAAAGTGTTGA
- the idnT_2 gene encoding 5-keto-D-gluconate transporter: protein MKFANDCLGPVANILLVIGAGGAFNKVLLDSGIGEQIADVAKHSHLSPLLLGWGIAALIRIATGSATVSMMTAAGIVAPIAASIPGTNTELLVLATGAGSLILSHVNDSGFWMIKEYFGMTVKETLMTWTVMETIISVVAFIFILLLNVIV from the coding sequence TTGAAGTTTGCCAATGACTGCCTTGGTCCTGTCGCCAATATTTTGCTTGTCATCGGCGCCGGCGGAGCGTTTAACAAAGTGCTCCTTGACTCGGGCATTGGCGAGCAAATCGCCGATGTAGCGAAGCATTCCCATCTGTCTCCGCTTCTATTAGGATGGGGGATCGCCGCGCTCATTCGGATCGCGACAGGTTCTGCGACAGTATCAATGATGACGGCGGCCGGCATCGTCGCCCCGATTGCCGCCAGCATTCCAGGTACGAACACAGAATTGCTTGTGTTAGCGACCGGAGCGGGATCGTTGATTTTATCGCACGTCAATGACTCGGGCTTCTGGATGATCAAAGAGTATTTCGGCATGACCGTCAAAGAAACGTTGATGACATGGACTGTGATGGAGACGATTATTTCTGTAGTGGCATTTATCTTCATTCTTTTATTGAACGTCATTGTATAA
- the mcp3_2 gene encoding Methyl-accepting chemotaxis protein 3 produces MFLLRWCLSNSERENERYTHIVDDHQQMAGQVQVAADQLKAVIEQMKLAALSLSHISNSSKKSAAELMEHSEKTVDYTQEVSEKMRMIESAAKEISAASEEIHVSSQQFSKDLIHSWNSLKKLRDEMEKLRAHHAVLLEQMNSLVSRSQEINQILSVIGEISQKTSILALNANIEAARAGEHGKGFSVVANEIGTLASQTSKAVQQTRDILSFVQSEIASTTDVVKKETKQIEAGSNEMLTIIGFLDSLQEKLDHITTMVSNSVQAANAQSDSVEEIARLLDHITDLAMENKELVNRVIMDMDEQHESIEKILLINEALESTSNELQHSIGKDYSIAAVSLDETVIKNIVGKISRLLQTCPLHHMDREHHQRLVVGRFLAIQS; encoded by the coding sequence ATGTTTTTGTTAAGATGGTGTTTGTCCAATTCCGAACGTGAAAATGAGCGCTACACGCATATTGTTGATGATCATCAGCAAATGGCCGGACAAGTGCAAGTCGCTGCCGATCAGCTGAAAGCCGTAATTGAGCAAATGAAACTGGCTGCCCTTTCCCTTAGTCATATTTCGAATTCCAGTAAAAAAAGTGCAGCGGAGCTGATGGAGCATAGTGAAAAAACGGTAGACTATACACAGGAAGTATCGGAAAAAATGCGAATGATTGAATCGGCGGCAAAAGAAATTTCCGCTGCTTCTGAAGAAATTCATGTCAGCAGTCAACAATTTTCTAAAGACCTTATTCACTCTTGGAATTCGTTAAAAAAGTTGCGCGATGAAATGGAGAAGCTGCGTGCCCATCATGCAGTATTGCTTGAGCAAATGAATAGTTTAGTGAGCCGCTCGCAAGAAATTAATCAAATTCTTTCCGTTATTGGGGAGATTTCGCAAAAGACAAGCATTCTTGCGTTAAATGCGAATATCGAGGCGGCAAGAGCCGGAGAACATGGGAAAGGGTTCTCGGTGGTGGCGAATGAAATTGGAACATTGGCGAGCCAAACGTCGAAGGCTGTTCAACAAACGCGCGATATTCTTTCATTCGTTCAAAGCGAAATAGCTTCAACAACCGATGTCGTGAAGAAAGAAACAAAGCAAATCGAAGCAGGATCCAACGAGATGCTAACGATTATTGGTTTTCTTGACTCGCTGCAAGAAAAGCTTGACCACATTACAACGATGGTATCTAACTCTGTACAGGCGGCCAACGCACAGTCCGATAGTGTTGAAGAAATTGCCCGTTTACTTGATCATATTACTGATCTCGCGATGGAAAATAAGGAACTGGTCAATCGGGTGATCATGGATATGGATGAACAGCACGAAAGTATTGAAAAAATTTTGCTTATTAATGAAGCATTAGAATCGACGTCGAACGAACTGCAACATAGTATTGGAAAGGACTATTCGATTGCAGCAGTTTCGCTGGATGAAACGGTTATCAAAAACATAGTCGGAAAAATTTCCCGCCTTCTTCAAACATGTCCTTTGCATCATATGGATAGGGAGCATCATCAACGGTTGGTTGTTGGACGATTTCTTGCAATCCAATCATGA
- the xylB_3 gene encoding Xylulose kinase — MTADNKVVIGVDIGTTSTKAVVFGERGQVLASHAVDYPIIQPHPGWAEQDPEEIFSAFVQTVNAVITKLRLASHQVKAMGFSAAMHSLMALDGSGRPLTRCIIWADTRSVRQAERLLNEWNGLDIYKRTGTPIHPMSPLPKLLWLKEERPDLFRQASKFVSIKEYVLYRLYGQYVVDYSIASATGLFRLDTLDWDADVLEFLGITRAQLSSLVPTTHILRGMKKEWAQQMGLDPDVPVVVGASDGVLANVGVGAILPGEAAITIGTSGAVRTISPVQKTDEKGRTFCYALTPNHWIVGGPTNNGGILLRWLRDEFGGQEREVAKKLGIDPYDLLTKYAERVPAGAEGLLFLPFLSGERAPYWNANARGTFFGISLHHKREHFIRAVMEGVCMSIFSVALAIRDVTGPLSEIRVSGGFAKSPFWRQMLADMMGKELLVPETHEASALGAAALALYALGDIPSLDTVKTWIHITARHEPNTENTLIYSELFDMYTRLYERLKDEFDVIASFQRRNG, encoded by the coding sequence ATGACGGCAGACAATAAAGTAGTCATTGGTGTTGATATCGGCACGACGAGCACAAAAGCAGTGGTGTTTGGTGAACGCGGGCAGGTGCTCGCCTCTCATGCAGTGGATTATCCAATCATCCAGCCGCATCCGGGCTGGGCGGAACAAGATCCCGAGGAGATTTTCTCCGCCTTTGTCCAAACTGTAAACGCTGTCATCACCAAATTGCGTCTTGCTTCTCATCAGGTGAAAGCGATGGGGTTTAGTGCGGCGATGCATTCGCTAATGGCGCTGGATGGATCCGGACGCCCGCTTACCCGCTGCATCATATGGGCGGATACTCGCAGTGTCAGACAAGCAGAGCGTCTTTTGAACGAATGGAACGGCCTGGATATTTACAAGCGGACAGGAACACCCATTCATCCAATGTCACCGCTTCCAAAATTGCTTTGGCTAAAAGAAGAACGGCCGGACTTATTCCGTCAGGCATCTAAGTTTGTGTCCATAAAAGAATATGTATTGTATCGATTATACGGTCAATATGTTGTCGACTATTCGATCGCTTCAGCAACAGGGCTGTTTCGTTTAGATACGCTTGACTGGGATGCGGATGTTCTCGAGTTTCTCGGTATCACAAGAGCGCAGTTGTCAAGCTTAGTACCAACGACACACATATTGCGAGGGATGAAAAAAGAATGGGCGCAGCAAATGGGCTTGGATCCGGATGTGCCAGTTGTAGTCGGCGCGAGCGACGGAGTGCTGGCCAACGTTGGTGTCGGGGCGATTTTGCCAGGGGAAGCAGCGATTACGATCGGAACGAGCGGTGCGGTTCGTACGATTTCTCCTGTGCAGAAAACGGATGAAAAAGGCCGAACGTTTTGTTATGCGCTGACACCAAACCATTGGATTGTTGGCGGACCGACAAATAATGGCGGTATTTTGCTAAGATGGCTCCGTGATGAGTTTGGCGGGCAAGAGCGTGAAGTGGCGAAAAAGCTCGGCATTGATCCGTACGATTTGCTTACAAAATATGCGGAACGGGTTCCGGCAGGGGCAGAAGGATTGCTGTTTCTCCCGTTTTTATCCGGAGAACGGGCGCCGTACTGGAATGCAAACGCTAGAGGCACGTTTTTTGGCATCAGCCTTCATCATAAGCGGGAACATTTCATTCGCGCGGTGATGGAAGGGGTATGCATGAGCATCTTTTCCGTTGCCCTGGCGATTCGTGATGTAACGGGACCGCTTTCGGAAATCCGCGTATCGGGCGGCTTTGCCAAATCGCCATTTTGGCGGCAAATGCTTGCCGATATGATGGGAAAAGAGCTGCTCGTTCCAGAAACGCATGAGGCGTCGGCATTAGGCGCCGCAGCGCTGGCACTGTATGCGCTTGGTGATATTCCGTCGCTTGATACGGTGAAAACGTGGATTCATATTACCGCCCGTCATGAACCAAATACAGAAAATACGCTCATTTATTCCGAATTATTTGATATGTATACGCGGTTGTATGAACGATTGAAAGACGAGTTTGATGTGATTGCTTCTTTCCAGCGCAGAAATGGATAG